The following coding sequences lie in one Brevibacterium marinum genomic window:
- a CDS encoding APC family permease yields the protein MPSGNAQSANAPTSVTVVHDRGLKRDIGKVGLLFTGVGSIIGSGWLFGAFDAASMAGPAAILSWAIGAVMIIFVAINYSELGVMFPVAGGVVRYPHYAFGSFASYTSGWITWLSAAGTVGIEVLAAVQYASSYLPWLMESKEGVLVLTGRGILVSVAMVLVFCIINMYGVKFFANFNNILVWWKLLVIVLVFVVLAILAFNPGHFHMAEFGGFAPNGFEPILAALPAAGIVFSYLGFRQGVEFAGETKNPQKNVPFAVIGSIILTGIIYILLQVAFIGAIPTDLLKDGWSGLSFSNSAGPWAEIAIMLGAMWLAIVLYIDAVVSPADTGLIFTALTPRLSYSQARVGNAPSGLAKLNKKGIPWVGLLVTFVVACFLFFPFPSWAKMVGFITSGTVISFGSGPIAVAALRRQLPDQERPFRIPGGDTLPFLGFLAANLIVYWTGWDTNWKLFLAMALGYVVLGLHYAFSNRSKIPPLQFGSGWWMLVWIGSLALLSFLGDYGEGLGVLSFGWGELACLVLTVIVFAIGVATRLAPHDVVKNVENTRQVSAETHETE from the coding sequence ATGCCCTCAGGGAATGCACAGTCAGCGAACGCGCCGACGAGTGTGACAGTTGTCCATGACAGAGGACTCAAACGCGATATAGGCAAGGTCGGGCTCCTGTTCACCGGCGTCGGATCCATCATCGGATCGGGCTGGCTGTTCGGAGCATTCGATGCGGCCAGCATGGCCGGACCCGCAGCGATCCTGTCCTGGGCGATCGGCGCCGTCATGATCATCTTCGTGGCCATCAACTATTCCGAACTCGGCGTCATGTTCCCGGTTGCCGGCGGCGTCGTCCGTTATCCGCATTACGCCTTCGGGTCATTTGCCAGCTATACCAGCGGGTGGATCACGTGGCTGTCTGCGGCGGGCACCGTCGGCATCGAGGTGCTGGCAGCAGTCCAGTACGCCTCCAGCTATCTGCCCTGGCTCATGGAGAGCAAGGAAGGGGTGCTGGTTCTGACGGGACGGGGCATCCTCGTCAGCGTCGCGATGGTGCTGGTGTTCTGCATCATCAACATGTACGGCGTGAAGTTCTTCGCGAATTTCAACAACATCCTCGTGTGGTGGAAGCTGCTGGTCATCGTGCTGGTCTTCGTGGTCCTGGCGATCCTAGCGTTCAACCCGGGCCACTTCCATATGGCCGAATTCGGCGGATTCGCCCCGAACGGGTTCGAGCCGATCCTGGCCGCCCTTCCGGCTGCGGGAATCGTGTTCTCCTACCTGGGCTTCCGCCAGGGCGTGGAATTCGCAGGTGAGACCAAGAACCCGCAGAAGAACGTGCCGTTCGCAGTCATCGGATCGATCATCCTCACCGGCATCATCTACATTCTGCTTCAGGTCGCCTTCATCGGAGCGATTCCCACCGACTTGCTCAAGGACGGCTGGTCGGGCCTGTCGTTCTCGAACTCGGCAGGCCCCTGGGCAGAGATCGCGATCATGCTCGGCGCGATGTGGCTGGCCATCGTCCTCTACATCGATGCTGTCGTGTCGCCGGCTGACACGGGTCTCATCTTCACCGCGTTGACTCCTCGATTGTCTTACTCGCAGGCTCGCGTCGGCAATGCGCCGTCCGGGTTGGCGAAGTTGAACAAGAAGGGCATTCCCTGGGTCGGCCTCCTCGTGACCTTCGTCGTGGCATGTTTCCTGTTCTTCCCGTTCCCCTCGTGGGCGAAGATGGTCGGATTCATCACGTCGGGCACCGTCATCTCGTTCGGCAGCGGCCCCATCGCTGTGGCCGCACTGAGACGTCAGCTGCCGGACCAGGAGCGTCCATTCCGCATCCCCGGTGGTGACACCCTGCCGTTCCTGGGCTTCCTCGCCGCGAACCTCATCGTCTATTGGACCGGGTGGGACACGAACTGGAAGCTCTTCCTCGCGATGGCACTCGGCTACGTCGTACTGGGGCTGCACTACGCATTCAGCAACCGCAGCAAGATCCCGCCGCTGCAGTTCGGATCGGGCTGGTGGATGCTCGTGTGGATCGGCAGTCTCGCACTGCTGAGCTTCCTCGGCGACTACGGTGAGGGACTGGGCGTGCTGAGCTTCGGTTGGGGCGAATTGGCTTGCCTGGTGCTGACGGTCATCGTCTTCGCTATCGGTGTGGCAACGCGCCTGGCACCGCACGACGTCGTCAAGAACGTTGAGAACACTCGACAGGTCAGTGCCGAGACGCACGAGACCGAGTGA
- a CDS encoding acetoacetate--CoA ligase: protein MTAEPIWRTNPEQTPRPQIYAFTEFANKRTGQGMASYDDLWRWSVNDLDGFWGAVWDFFDIISDEPYTEVLADRSMPGAEWFPGTHVNYAEHALRAALDERLVDEPAIITVTEGGDSIEVTWRELRRQVGSVAAWMRERGVEQGDRVVGYLPNTHHALVAFLASASIGAIWSACAQDYAAEGAAAKLGQLEPTALFAADGYFWNGQTFDRRDQVADLAALIPSLRAVVRIDNLGAEPLDEQDPIAELVAWDDIASGDTPPEFVRVDFDTPLWVLYSSGTTGIPKGIVHSHGGVVIDHLRLLGLQLDLRPGDRFFWYTNTNWMMWNLVASALLAGATTVCFDGSPLYPGPRRLWEIAADTHANVLGVSPGIFLSGMKAGLKPGEELDLSALRTIGATGAPVPAQCFPWVRDAVGERVQLASTSGGTDVVSGFAGSAPNLEVWSGELSAPILGVALQSWDNDGEPLIDEVGEMVITEPMPSMPVKFWNDPDAQRYRDTYFSMFRGVWRHGDWITITDHGSVIISGRSDATLNRHGVRLGSADIYDVVDGIAEVAESLVIGAEQPNGGYWMPLFVVLAEGVELDDQLRKRIKDELRTKASPRHVPDDIIDVPAIPHTRTGKKLEVPVKRLIQGHPLERVANPDAVDAFEALTYFTRFAVEEGSADQKGSAD, encoded by the coding sequence TTGACCGCTGAACCGATCTGGCGCACGAACCCCGAGCAGACTCCCCGCCCGCAGATTTACGCATTCACTGAATTCGCGAACAAGCGCACGGGCCAGGGCATGGCCAGCTACGACGATCTGTGGCGCTGGTCGGTCAACGATCTGGACGGTTTCTGGGGTGCGGTCTGGGACTTCTTCGACATCATTTCGGACGAGCCCTACACAGAGGTATTGGCGGACAGATCCATGCCGGGCGCCGAATGGTTCCCCGGGACCCACGTCAACTACGCCGAACACGCACTGCGCGCCGCGCTCGACGAACGACTGGTCGACGAGCCGGCGATCATCACCGTCACCGAGGGCGGCGACAGTATCGAGGTCACCTGGCGTGAACTGCGACGCCAGGTCGGATCGGTGGCCGCCTGGATGCGCGAGCGAGGAGTCGAACAGGGAGACCGAGTCGTCGGCTATCTGCCGAACACCCACCACGCACTCGTGGCCTTCCTCGCCTCCGCCTCGATCGGCGCCATCTGGTCGGCCTGCGCCCAGGACTACGCGGCCGAAGGCGCCGCCGCGAAGCTCGGGCAGCTCGAACCGACGGCGCTCTTCGCCGCCGACGGCTACTTCTGGAACGGACAGACCTTCGACCGCCGAGACCAGGTAGCTGACCTAGCCGCTCTCATCCCGTCGCTGCGGGCAGTCGTTCGCATCGACAACCTCGGCGCGGAACCATTGGACGAACAGGACCCGATCGCTGAACTCGTCGCGTGGGACGACATCGCCTCCGGCGATACGCCGCCGGAGTTCGTGCGGGTCGATTTCGACACCCCGCTGTGGGTGCTCTACTCCTCCGGCACCACGGGGATCCCCAAGGGCATCGTGCACAGCCACGGTGGCGTGGTCATCGATCATCTGCGGCTGCTCGGACTGCAGCTGGACCTTCGCCCGGGAGACCGCTTCTTCTGGTACACGAACACGAACTGGATGATGTGGAATCTGGTCGCCTCGGCACTGTTGGCCGGCGCGACCACCGTCTGCTTCGACGGCAGCCCCCTCTACCCCGGCCCACGCCGACTGTGGGAGATCGCCGCGGACACGCACGCCAACGTGCTCGGGGTCAGTCCAGGGATCTTCCTCTCCGGAATGAAGGCAGGGCTGAAACCCGGCGAGGAGCTGGACCTGTCGGCTCTGCGGACGATCGGCGCGACCGGCGCACCGGTGCCCGCGCAGTGCTTTCCCTGGGTCCGCGACGCCGTCGGCGAGCGCGTGCAGCTGGCCTCGACGAGCGGAGGCACGGACGTGGTCAGCGGATTCGCCGGATCCGCGCCGAACCTCGAGGTGTGGTCGGGAGAGCTCTCCGCACCGATCCTCGGCGTGGCCCTGCAATCCTGGGACAATGACGGCGAACCTCTCATCGACGAGGTCGGGGAGATGGTGATCACCGAACCGATGCCGTCGATGCCGGTGAAGTTCTGGAACGATCCCGACGCGCAGCGCTACCGCGACACGTACTTCTCGATGTTCCGCGGAGTGTGGCGCCACGGTGATTGGATCACGATCACCGACCACGGCAGCGTCATCATCTCCGGACGCTCGGATGCCACCCTCAACAGGCACGGCGTGCGTCTGGGCAGTGCCGACATCTACGACGTCGTCGACGGCATCGCCGAGGTGGCCGAATCCCTGGTCATCGGCGCCGAGCAGCCTAACGGCGGGTATTGGATGCCGCTGTTCGTCGTCCTGGCAGAAGGTGTCGAACTCGACGACCAGCTGCGCAAGCGGATAAAGGACGAGTTGCGCACCAAGGCCTCCCCACGTCATGTCCCCGATGACATCATCGACGTGCCGGCCATCCCTCACACGCGCACGGGCAAGAAGCTCGAAGTTCCCGTCAAGCGGCTCATCCAGGGCCACCCTCTCGAGCGGGTGGCGAACCCTGACGCCGTCGATGCGTTCGAGGCACTGACCTACTTCACTCGATTCGCGGTGGAGGAGGGGTCCGCTGACCAGAAGGGCTCGGCCGACTGA
- a CDS encoding ABC transporter ATP-binding protein yields MSEQSETEQTDIEQETHDTGGLPDVTKNNPPVVVCDNVHVRYKTMATGKKLKLGGGGGLLNRQHGLQEVHALKGVSFVAHKNESIGVIGSNGSGKSTLMRSITGLTPTSEGAIYANSRPNLLGVGAALIPDLSGARNIVLGSLALGLTRPQIEEKFDDIVEFTGLEDFIDLPMRTYSSGMSQRLKFAIATSVQHEILIVDEALNVGDKKFRDRSEGRIRSIRENAGTVFLVSHSMRSIKDTCNRALWIEKGVLRADGPAADIIKEYQNFTKSEKT; encoded by the coding sequence ATGAGTGAGCAGAGCGAGACTGAGCAGACCGATATTGAGCAGGAAACGCACGACACAGGCGGTCTCCCGGACGTCACGAAGAACAATCCTCCGGTGGTCGTCTGCGACAACGTGCACGTTCGCTATAAGACCATGGCCACGGGCAAGAAGCTCAAACTCGGCGGTGGCGGAGGACTGCTCAATCGTCAGCACGGGCTCCAAGAAGTCCATGCGCTCAAGGGTGTCAGCTTCGTCGCGCACAAGAACGAATCGATCGGCGTCATCGGCAGCAACGGCTCTGGAAAGTCGACGCTCATGCGCTCGATCACGGGCCTGACACCCACCTCGGAAGGTGCGATCTACGCGAACTCGAGGCCGAACCTCCTCGGCGTCGGTGCCGCTCTGATCCCGGATCTCTCCGGCGCCCGCAACATCGTTCTCGGTTCGCTGGCCCTGGGCCTGACCCGCCCGCAGATTGAGGAGAAGTTCGACGACATCGTCGAGTTCACCGGGCTCGAGGATTTCATCGACCTGCCGATGCGCACGTATTCCTCGGGCATGTCCCAACGTCTGAAGTTCGCCATCGCAACCTCGGTTCAGCACGAGATCCTCATCGTCGACGAGGCACTCAATGTCGGTGACAAGAAGTTCCGCGACAGAAGTGAGGGGCGGATCCGGTCGATTCGCGAGAATGCCGGTACGGTCTTCCTCGTTTCCCATTCGATGCGATCCATCAAGGACACTTGTAACCGTGCACTGTGGATCGAGAAGGGCGTCCTGCGCGCGGACGGGCCTGCCGCGGACATCATCAAGGAATACCAGAACTTCACCAAGTCGGAGAAGACCTGA
- a CDS encoding stealth family protein, whose product MGISEECGVKWRKRIVMRIGERLRRWGAEQASTKQKVTVSKLRHREYRWQRPFKERQAEAGLAPERGYDARAVAQDNLSVVTKTLCAAGVEFVVLPRSNEFNPIVVVAETEVQRAVEALLQLGADEGWYSHATCFSGRRGLLARFSSKPEDVSRIRCRRRLKARNGKLMNTRFEDIIIETWAVLGPEVERVDGDMHAEGTLHRRVSQRGVPVEYLVPEMWRKTVAHGGQLALPYPHLYEVVDPVDIVYTWVDGDDSAWRQRKRAVEAALEHGTVNETATISSRFTSRDELKYSLRSVEAYASWVNHIYIVTDGQVPVWLNREHPKITVVDHREIFTDSDALPVFNSHAIESQLHHIPGLSERYVYLNDDIFFLRPTDPSLFFTGNGHSKFFPSKASLDIGPPSVRDLPVLSAAKRNREFLQDRFDRTVTNKFKHTPHPQLRSVLSKMETEHSTEFERVARSTFRHPDDLSIPSALYHFYAYAIGRAIPSSIRYAYMDIAREDAELYFLRLYRRRDLDVLCLNDTNTAGADQEKLDEMMREFLEYQLPIPSTFEKRAQDQ is encoded by the coding sequence TTGGGCATTTCGGAAGAATGCGGCGTCAAGTGGAGGAAAAGAATAGTGATGCGGATCGGGGAACGTCTTCGGCGTTGGGGTGCTGAACAGGCTTCAACGAAACAGAAGGTCACCGTTTCCAAGCTTCGACACCGCGAGTACAGGTGGCAGCGGCCGTTCAAGGAACGCCAGGCGGAAGCAGGACTGGCACCCGAACGCGGCTACGATGCTCGAGCCGTGGCTCAAGACAATCTGTCTGTCGTGACGAAGACACTGTGCGCTGCTGGAGTCGAGTTCGTGGTGCTGCCCCGCTCGAACGAGTTCAATCCGATCGTCGTCGTCGCCGAGACCGAGGTACAGCGAGCCGTTGAGGCTCTGTTGCAGCTGGGGGCCGACGAAGGATGGTACTCGCACGCCACCTGTTTCTCGGGGCGTCGGGGGTTGCTGGCAAGATTCTCGTCAAAGCCGGAAGATGTGAGCAGGATTCGTTGTCGGCGCCGTTTGAAGGCTCGGAACGGCAAGCTGATGAACACGCGCTTTGAGGACATCATCATCGAGACCTGGGCTGTGCTGGGTCCGGAAGTGGAGCGGGTCGACGGCGACATGCACGCCGAGGGGACTCTGCACCGCCGCGTTTCGCAACGGGGCGTGCCCGTCGAATATCTGGTTCCGGAGATGTGGCGGAAGACGGTTGCCCATGGAGGGCAATTGGCTCTGCCATACCCCCATCTCTATGAGGTCGTCGACCCTGTTGACATCGTCTATACCTGGGTCGACGGAGACGACTCAGCCTGGCGGCAACGCAAGCGTGCCGTCGAAGCGGCACTCGAACACGGAACAGTGAACGAGACTGCCACGATTTCGTCGCGGTTCACCAGCAGAGATGAGCTCAAATACTCTCTGCGCTCGGTTGAGGCATATGCCAGCTGGGTCAATCACATCTATATCGTCACCGATGGGCAAGTCCCGGTCTGGCTGAATAGAGAACATCCGAAGATCACCGTAGTGGACCACCGTGAGATCTTCACCGACAGCGACGCGCTGCCGGTGTTCAACTCCCATGCGATTGAGTCGCAGCTTCATCACATCCCGGGCCTCAGCGAAAGATACGTCTATCTCAACGACGACATCTTCTTCCTGCGCCCTACAGACCCGTCGCTCTTCTTCACCGGAAATGGACACTCGAAGTTCTTCCCGTCGAAGGCCTCTCTCGATATCGGTCCTCCGTCGGTCCGCGACCTGCCGGTCCTGTCCGCGGCAAAGCGGAATCGCGAGTTTCTGCAAGACAGATTCGACAGAACAGTGACCAACAAGTTCAAACACACTCCTCACCCGCAGTTGCGTTCGGTACTTTCAAAGATGGAGACAGAACATTCAACCGAGTTCGAAAGAGTCGCGCGGTCGACTTTCCGCCACCCTGACGATCTGTCGATCCCGTCCGCGCTCTACCATTTCTACGCATACGCCATCGGACGCGCCATCCCCAGCAGCATTCGCTACGCCTATATGGATATTGCCCGCGAGGATGCCGAGTTGTACTTCCTGCGGCTCTACCGGCGACGCGATCTCGACGTGCTCTGCCTCAATGACACGAATACCGCCGGCGCTGATCAGGAAAAGCTCGATGAAATGATGCGAGAGTTCCTCGAATATCAGCTCCCCATACCCAGTACTTTTGAGAAGAGGGCTCAGGACCAATGA
- a CDS encoding ABC transporter permease has protein sequence MAKLADEHGLGRVGGRPSLPQYVKQLITRSDFTFSLAKYKMQSENERNRLGMLWVLLRPAFSALIYGTVFGVIMQGATARPPDFAPFVVIGVFVLEFFNTSMNGGAKSIISNASLVQSLPFPRIVLPIATVFQNLLNFIPTFIFMAILVMLFGARPDWDWFLFIPLVILFWIFNQGVAFIFARVTVHFRDLSQVTPFISRLIFYTSGVFFELKTMVEKINPALQPFADWQPLNNVLAIARGILMKGRDVPYDYFWHLSIWAFGIFIIGFVFFWQAEERYGRDE, from the coding sequence ATGGCTAAGCTAGCTGACGAGCACGGGCTCGGCAGAGTCGGCGGGCGGCCGTCACTGCCGCAGTACGTCAAGCAGCTGATCACTCGCAGCGACTTCACCTTCTCCCTTGCGAAGTACAAGATGCAGAGCGAGAACGAACGCAACCGGCTCGGCATGCTCTGGGTGCTGCTGAGGCCCGCGTTCTCGGCGCTCATCTACGGCACGGTCTTCGGCGTCATCATGCAGGGCGCGACTGCGCGCCCACCAGACTTCGCTCCATTCGTCGTCATCGGCGTCTTCGTCCTCGAATTCTTCAACACCTCGATGAACGGTGGCGCGAAGTCGATCATTTCGAACGCCTCGCTCGTCCAATCCCTGCCGTTCCCGCGCATCGTGCTGCCCATCGCCACGGTGTTTCAGAATCTTCTGAATTTCATTCCCACTTTCATCTTCATGGCGATTCTGGTCATGCTGTTCGGCGCCCGTCCTGACTGGGATTGGTTCCTCTTCATTCCATTGGTCATCCTGTTCTGGATCTTCAATCAGGGCGTAGCGTTCATCTTCGCCCGCGTCACGGTCCACTTCCGTGATCTGTCCCAGGTCACTCCATTCATTTCACGGTTGATCTTCTACACCTCGGGCGTGTTCTTCGAGCTCAAGACTATGGTCGAGAAGATCAACCCGGCTCTGCAGCCGTTCGCCGATTGGCAACCGCTGAATAACGTCCTTGCCATTGCCCGCGGCATCCTGATGAAGGGTCGTGATGTTCCCTACGACTACTTCTGGCACCTGTCCATTTGGGCGTTCGGCATCTTCATCATCGGCTTCGTCTTCTTCTGGCAGGCCGAGGAAAGGTACGGTCGCGATGAGTGA